Within uncultured Methanoregula sp., the genomic segment TGAACTCTTCGCAACAGGATTTACGGATTTCGGGTATATCGGCATTATCCGGATCTTTCCGTTTTTGCGGGGCTGTAATTCGGATTTTGTTCAAAAAGAAATCTTTAATGGCATGCTTTACCCATGTGATGGACAGCGAGAATGACAAAACCATCGACCGTTGTCACTTCAGACAGGGTGATCTTCTCCAACCTGAAAGCTCCCTTCCGACAGATCCTTGAAGTGCCCGAATACCGTTTCCAGGATATACTGCCCGGTGACCGGGTCATCGACATCGGAGCAAATGTGGGTGCATTCTGCATCCGTGCAGCGCGTCTGACTTCGTATGTAACTGCTGTGGAGCCGGTGTGCTGCAGGATTCTTGAAGAAAATATCCGTTCAAATCAGGTTTCCATACCCATAATCGAATGTGCACTGGGTAACGGGAAACCTGCGGAGATCTGCTGGGACGACTGCCGGGTGACGACCTCCACCTTCACCCTTGAAACAATTATAAAAATGGCAGGCGGGTGTGATTTCCTGAAATGCGATTGCGAAGGAGCGGAATGGCTGATCCATCCCCCTGATCTTTCAGGAATACGGAGAATTGAGATGGAACTGCACATGCCCCCTATCTGTGGTATACCGAACCCGGCGCTTCTCGATTACATCAGCCGGTTTTACGATTTTGAGATAGAACGGAAGCCCTGTCACGATGTGATGGGGGTCATGGGTGTGCTGCACGCAGAACGGCATACCTGATCCCGGACCCGGCCCGCTGCAAATTCTCCTTCTTTTTCCTCAATCTGTGCCAACTTTCATGAACCCCTTTGTCCAATTCAATGCTGGAATTATCATGTGTACCGATATCTTCGAACAGAGGAATGTCTCCCTGGATCAGATTCTTGCTGAACGCCGCTCCTACCGCGTGTTCAGGCCGGAGCACCCGTCAGACGATGAGATCCGGCGCATTCTCCATGCCGGCCTTCTTGCCCCTTTTGCTGCAGCTGCTGTGGGCAATTCAAAGGATTATTTCCGCCGGTTCTTTGTGATGCGGAGCGGCTCGGCAAGCCTGAATGCAACTATCCCTCTCGTAATGAGGCATGTTGCAAGCATGGCCCGGGAACTCGAAAGCGAGATGGAGAAGAACCCCGCTCTCCGCGAAAAGGCAGGCATGTTTGCCCAGCGCCTGTCGGCGATAAAGAAGAAAGGTACGGTTCCCGGGATCGGGACCGCTCCTTTTTACATTGTTGTCGCGGAACGCAGGGGTTTTCCCCCGGTGGAACTCCAGTCCCTTGCACACTGTATGGAAAACATGTGGCTCAAGGCAACCGCACTGGAGCTCGGTTTCCAGCTGGTATCCATAACCTCACAGATGTCACAGGATCCGGCGTTCTGCAAAATCCTGGGGATCCCGGTTGGGGAATGGGAACTGATGGGCTGTGCGGTCGGCTATCCGGCCGACGAACTCTCACCCTCAATCCGGCCCCCTGTCGAAGACGTGACACGCTGGCTGGAATAAATGCCAGAAATTTCTCGATGCGGGAAATCCAAACCAATCGATCCCATTTAAATTTTTTATTCGCGCAGATTCATCTCCGTTTATGATCTTCAAATCAGGATACACCAGGTTTTTTCCGTTCGCGTTTACCCAAACGTGCCTTTTGTACTCTCGGCGAGCAAATCCCTCATCACGGACTGAAACGACATGCTGAAGTCCCCGATATTTCTGATATGAGTCATCTAACTCCCCAAAATCTCCCCGCTACGGTTTCTTTTTTTGTACATTTCACACAATTATCGCGGAAATGGTCTGGTATGGCCATTTCGACCAGAAATACTATAATGCAGTATACAAGAACATATAAACAGAGATACTCGTCAGCGTGAGATATCGGTCCTGTGTGAGAGATTGTGATGAACGGCCCCCCGCCAAATGGAAACGAAGGTATCGTTGATATTTTCGTTTTAAGTACAAGTGGAACACTGGCCCCGATGCTCAAGGAGCATCTGGAGCAGAACGGATATCATGTAACCCTTTTCCAGGATGGTGAAAACCTCCTTGAAACCCTGAAATCGGGAAAACCAAATCTCCTTATCTGCGATACTACGGATCCGGAATTGCCTTCCTATGATATCTGCCGTCAGATCAAAACCGACCGGGATCTCTGGGTCATTCCCGTACTGGTACTTACCGGTGCATCGGAGTTTTCCGATCTCCTGTTTGTGCTGGACAGCAATGCGGACAATTTTATCTCTCTCCCGTACGATCGCCCCTATCTCCTCTCACTCATTGGCGGGATGCTGGACACTCCCGTCGAGAGGCCGACTCCGGAACAGATCAAGAC encodes:
- a CDS encoding nitroreductase family protein: MNPFVQFNAGIIMCTDIFEQRNVSLDQILAERRSYRVFRPEHPSDDEIRRILHAGLLAPFAAAAVGNSKDYFRRFFVMRSGSASLNATIPLVMRHVASMARELESEMEKNPALREKAGMFAQRLSAIKKKGTVPGIGTAPFYIVVAERRGFPPVELQSLAHCMENMWLKATALELGFQLVSITSQMSQDPAFCKILGIPVGEWELMGCAVGYPADELSPSIRPPVEDVTRWLE
- a CDS encoding FkbM family methyltransferase — translated: MTKPSTVVTSDRVIFSNLKAPFRQILEVPEYRFQDILPGDRVIDIGANVGAFCIRAARLTSYVTAVEPVCCRILEENIRSNQVSIPIIECALGNGKPAEICWDDCRVTTSTFTLETIIKMAGGCDFLKCDCEGAEWLIHPPDLSGIRRIEMELHMPPICGIPNPALLDYISRFYDFEIERKPCHDVMGVMGVLHAERHT